In Lactococcus protaetiae, the genomic window TTGCTTGAGGTGCCACTGATTGGATTTTCTGGTGCGCCATTCACTTTGGCGAGCTATTTGCTTGAGGGCGGTCCTTCAAAAAATTATCAGAAGACCAAGGCTTTCATGCATACGAATCCTGTGGCTTGGTTTGCACTTATGGATAAGCTGGGCGATATGGTGATTCGCTATGTTCAAGCACAAATTCGAGCTGGGGCATCTGCGATTCAGATTTTTGACTCGTGGGTTGGCTGTTTAAATGTGGCAGATTATCGTCGATTTATTAAGCCGATAATGAGGCGGATTTTCTCAATTTTACGTGAAGAAAAAGTGCCGTTGATTTTGTTTGGGGTGGGGGCGTCACATTTGCTTTTGGAATGGAATGATTTACCCTGTGATGTGATTGGACTAGATTGGCGCGTGACGATTGCTGAAGCAGAGCGGTTTGGCGTGACGAAAGCGATTCAGGGAAATTTAGATCCTTCGTTACTTTTGGCGCCTTGGGATGTGCTTGAGCAAGCGACACGGGAAGTTTTAGACATGGGAATGGCTCATCGGGCTGGATTTATTTTTAATTTAGGACATGGGGTTTTTCCAGAGGTTAATCCTGAGGTTTTGAATCGTTTGACTGCTTTTGTTCATGATTATTCAAGGCAAAAAATTGCTGACAGAAATGCTATCAGTACTGACACTGTTTAACTTTCAAACGTACCGCTTGAAAGTTAAAGTTTGCGTTTCACGCAAACCACTTCTTGCGCGTAAAACATTTGTCCATTTGCTTAGCCGCTGAAGTGCCAAGAGCAAAAGGCAAGCGCAAGGCACGCACTTTGTGCGCCGTTCTGCGAACGGTCTACGTTCGTTTCACTCACTACGCTGTCCGTTTGCTTAGCAAGCAAAGCTTGCAAGAGCAAAAGGCAGTATATCTGCAGTTGCCACTTGGCATTACTGCTTTAGCAGCTTACAGCCAATGGACAGCGTAGCCATCTAACAATTCTACTGCGTAGAATTGAAGGTGAACTAGTATGACAAAGATAAAAAATAGAAAAGAGGTCGTTATGACTGAAGAAAAATTAAGCGAAGTTGTTGGTCCAGAAGCTATTATCAAATTTGAAACTGGCACGATTAAGGCAAGCACTTTGGATACAATTATCAAAATGTTGCCTTTTGAAATGGGATTTTGTGATGCTGATGATAAATTCCGTTGGTTCTCAAATAATCCTGACCGTGTCCACAAACGTCGTGTAGAAGCATTTGGAAAATCTGTTTTAGAGCTTCACCCTGGAGTTGCTCATCATGTGAAAAAAGTGCTTGATGATTTTCGTGAAGGAAAAGCAGATGAATTTGAATTTTGGTTCCCTAAACGTAACGGTCAACCAGGACAAATTTATCAAAAATTTATGGCTGTTCGTGATGAAAACGGCAAATATCTTGGTAGCATGGATGTAACAATTAACCTTGATATCTTGAAAGATAAAGAAGGAAAACATGCTCCTGAAACAATCAAAGAGTTCCAAGAGTTGAAACCCCTTGACAAATAAGAGCTAGGAGTCTCTGTCAGTGCTGATATATTTTTCGTCAGTGCTGACAGAGCTTTTAATGTATTTTATAAAAAACAAAGAGAAATAAATGATGAATAAAAAGAAAATTGTCATTGTCGGCGGCGGAATTACAGGACTGTCAGCAATGATGGAAATGCAAAAACGAGTTTTGGATGAAAATTTGCCTGTTGAGCTCTTGCTTGTCGAGGCTGAACCACGCTTGGGCGGGAAAATAGAAACGGTCAAGCATGATGGCTACATTATTGAGCGCGGACCTGATTCATTTTTGGAGCGGAAAACGGCGATGGCGGAGCTTGCCGCAGAAGTTGGAGTCGCAGATAAGCTTGTAAATAATGCGACAGGTCAAGCTTATATCGCAATGAACGGCAGCTTATATCCGATTCCAGCGGGGTCAATCATGGGTGTGCCCACCAATGAAGAAAGTTTTTTGGCATCAGAATTATTCTCTGACGAAGCGAAAAAACGAGCGATGGATGATTTTAAAATAGAAAAATCACCAGCTGGAATTGACCAATCAATGGGGAAATTTTTCCGTCGCAGACTTGGTGATGAAGTCGTAGAAAATCTGATTGAGCCTTTATTATCAGGTGTTTATGGTGGAAATCTGGATGAAATGAGCCTGCTTTCAACCTATCCTCAATTTTACGAAGTTGAGCAAAAGTATGGCAGTTTGATTGGTGGACTTCGTGAACAAGCCAAAGAAAATGTCAAAAAAATGCCTTATCGTGGGGCTGCCAAAGGAATGTTTCAAAATTTTTCAACAGGTTTGCAAACTTTAGTCGATGCGATTGAAGCCCATATTCCTAAAGAAAATGTGCGTCTGAGTAGCCCTGTGACAAAAATTTCGGCTGACAGTGGCAGTTATCAGTTAGAATTTGCTGATAGAAATTCTGTCAGTGCTGACAGTATTATTTTGACTAGTCCGCATGAGATTTCGGTGCAACTTTTGGAAGCTTATGGTGTGATGGACGGCTTCGCAGATGTTCCGTCAACCTCTGTGGTTACGATCGCAATGGGATTTCCTGCTGAAGCACTCAAAAAAGACTTTGACGGCACTGGATTTTTGGTGTCCAGAAATTCTGATTTTTCGATTACAGCTTGCACTTGGCTTCACAAAAAATGGCCGCACACGACACCAGCAGGCAAGATTACGCTCCGTGTTTTCATGGGAAAGCCTGGCGATGAGCGTTATGTAACGCTTTCAGACGAAGAACTGATTTCACTTGCACTCAAAGATTTACGGCAAATTATGGATTTAGATGGAGCGCCAGAATTTGCTGAAATTTCGCGCTTGACCGACTCAATGGCGCAATATACAGTAGGTCACAAGGCACGGCTTGAAGCAGCACGAGAAGCCCTTGCCGAAAAGTTACCAGGTGTTTTCATTGCAGGAATGTCCTATGACGCGATTGGCCTGCCTGATAATGTTGTTGCAGGGCGC contains:
- the hemY gene encoding protoporphyrinogen oxidase, which translates into the protein MMNKKKIVIVGGGITGLSAMMEMQKRVLDENLPVELLLVEAEPRLGGKIETVKHDGYIIERGPDSFLERKTAMAELAAEVGVADKLVNNATGQAYIAMNGSLYPIPAGSIMGVPTNEESFLASELFSDEAKKRAMDDFKIEKSPAGIDQSMGKFFRRRLGDEVVENLIEPLLSGVYGGNLDEMSLLSTYPQFYEVEQKYGSLIGGLREQAKENVKKMPYRGAAKGMFQNFSTGLQTLVDAIEAHIPKENVRLSSPVTKISADSGSYQLEFADRNSVSADSIILTSPHEISVQLLEAYGVMDGFADVPSTSVVTIAMGFPAEALKKDFDGTGFLVSRNSDFSITACTWLHKKWPHTTPAGKITLRVFMGKPGDERYVTLSDEELISLALKDLRQIMDLDGAPEFAEISRLTDSMAQYTVGHKARLEAAREALAEKLPGVFIAGMSYDAIGLPDNVVAGRKYGNEALNFVMKQR
- a CDS encoding PAS domain-containing protein, whose product is MTKIKNRKEVVMTEEKLSEVVGPEAIIKFETGTIKASTLDTIIKMLPFEMGFCDADDKFRWFSNNPDRVHKRRVEAFGKSVLELHPGVAHHVKKVLDDFREGKADEFEFWFPKRNGQPGQIYQKFMAVRDENGKYLGSMDVTINLDILKDKEGKHAPETIKEFQELKPLDK
- the hemE gene encoding uroporphyrinogen decarboxylase, translated to MSFNDNFLKAARGEAVDHVPVWYMRQAGRSQPEYREIKKTHTLFEITHDPELCAYVTKLPVENYGVDAAVLYKDIMTPMGAIGVDVEIKSGIGPVIANPIRTLSDVERLGEIHPEEDVPYVLETIRLLSEDLLEVPLIGFSGAPFTLASYLLEGGPSKNYQKTKAFMHTNPVAWFALMDKLGDMVIRYVQAQIRAGASAIQIFDSWVGCLNVADYRRFIKPIMRRIFSILREEKVPLILFGVGASHLLLEWNDLPCDVIGLDWRVTIAEAERFGVTKAIQGNLDPSLLLAPWDVLEQATREVLDMGMAHRAGFIFNLGHGVFPEVNPEVLNRLTAFVHDYSRQKIADRNAISTDTV